The Calliphora vicina chromosome 3, idCalVici1.1, whole genome shotgun sequence genome contains a region encoding:
- the 312 gene encoding uncharacterized protein 312: MINSRLFRLIHDKRLSVPILRCFHHEFSNPDLKKTLNVEEQKPAQQETDLTRALGQKYKIFREEESPEILDIFEERQRYQSQDEPEEIEDDSYMGLNLKRGLTGVFDVEDLVDVLRKEMAEDIFVCSVPKELKYIDYLVVCSGRSYRHMLAMAEFVRRVYKIKRQKGDILPRIEGEKSRDWMAMDLGNIALHIFFPTKREAYDLESLWAIGTEYDREFNKPQDPLVELFEKHSTLLADIKPQK; this comes from the exons atgataaattcCCGCTTATTTCGTTTAATACACGACAAAAGATTAAGTGTTCCCATTTTAAGATGTTTTCATCATGAATTTTCAAACCCGGATCTAAAGAAAACCTTAAATGTGGAAGAACAAAAACCGGCGCAGCAGGAAACTGATCTTACAAGAGCTTTAGGCCAGAAGTACAAAATATTTCGAGAGGAGGAATCTCCAGAGATCTTAGATATATTTGAGGAACGTCAACGTTATCAATCGCAGGATGAACCAGAGGAAATAGAGGATGATTCTTATATGGGTTTAAATCTGAAAC GAGGTCTTACTGGTGTTTTTGATGTAGAGGATTTGGTCGATGTCTTGCGCAAAGAAATGGCTGAAGATATATTTGTATGCTCAGTGCCCAAAGAAttaaaatacattgattacttGGTGGTATGCAGTGGCCGCAGTTATCGTCATATGCTGGCCATGGCTGAATTTGTGAGACgtgtttataaaattaaacgcCAAAAAGGTGATATTTTACCACGCATTGAGGGTGAGAAAAGTCGTGATTGGATGGCCATGGATTTGGGCAACATAgcattacatatattttttcccACAAAAAGAGAAGCTTACGATTTGGAATCGCTTTGGGCTATAGGCACTGAATATGATAGAGAATTCAATAAGCCCCAAGATCCTTTGGTGGAACTTTTCGAGAAACATTCAACTTTATTGGCAGATATAAAACCACAGAAGTAA
- the Reg-2 gene encoding rhythmically expressed gene 2 protein yields the protein MTSSLSRLRLITFDVTNTLLKFRTSPGKQYGEIGALFGVLCDNDDLAKSFKSNWHKMNRLYPNFGRTSALMDWQQWWRELISHTFDECGAKIPEDKIENFSSHLLDLYKSTSCWEHCNGSIDLLNYLRMQQQLGIKESPTRQAPFAMGVIANFDPRLVVLLKNLKIDHYFDFILNSYDCKEEKPNREIFDKAFKAADIKDLKPEQCLHIGDGPTTDYMAARACGWNAALVHERNAQYLMKKYGDDRIDRNFVFPSLFDFHKKLANNCIYW from the exons atgaCCAGCAGTTTATCACGTTTACGTTTAATAACCTTTGATGTCACCAATACCCTGCTGAAATTTCGCACCAGTCCCGGCAAACAGTATGGAGAAATTGGTGCCCTTTTCGGTGTGTTGTGTGATAATGATGATTTGGCCAAAAGTTTTAAATCCAATTG GCACAAAATGAATCGTTTGTATCCAAATTTTGGCAGAACCTCAGCTTTAATGGATTGGCAGCAATGGTGGCGTGAGTTAATATCAC ATACCTTTGATGAGTGTGGCGCCAAAATACCAGAGGATAAAATCGAAAACTTTAGCAGTCACTTGTTGGACTTATACAAATCGACTTCCTGTTGGGAACACTGTAATGGCAGCATCGACTTACTCAACTACTTGCGTATGCAACAGCAACTGGGCATTAAGGAATCACCAACTCGTCAGGCACCCTTTGCCATGGGTGTCATAGCTAATTTCGATCCACGCCTAgtggttttattgaaaaatttaaaaatcgatcATTATTTCGATTTCATTTTGAATTCCTACGACTGCAAAGAAGAAAAACCAAACAGGGAAATATTCGATAAGGCCTTTAAGGCAGCCGACATCAAGGATCTCAAACCAGAACAGTGTTTGCATATAGGTGATGGTCCCACCACCGATTATATGGCAGCACGGGCATGCGGTTGGAATGCGGCGCTGGTGCATGAACGTAATGCCCAATATTTAATGAAGAAATATGGCGATGATAGAATTGATAGGAATTTTGTATTTCCCAGTCTGTTTGATTTCCATAAGAAATTAGCAAATAACTGTATATATTGgtag